One window of the Verrucomicrobium sp. genome contains the following:
- the proB gene encoding glutamate 5-kinase, translating to MKSKTQRWVVKLGTGILTTPEGRLDLPQIDQLVGQIAALKKKRIEVILVTSGAVGGGMGLLGLSKRPKAIEELQACAAIGQPQIMHIYEEFFAKRDLHVAQILLTYFDLDSRTLYANAQKTISHILGLGRFIPVINENDVISYQEIKFGDNDKLSAYVALMMGADRLIILSSVAGLTRNPEGKGTPIAHVKKIDARVSALAGQTASERSVGGMITKLEAARLVNAAEIPMHIAHGREEGVLLKIARGARIGTRFGP from the coding sequence ATGAAAAGCAAAACGCAGCGCTGGGTGGTCAAGCTGGGCACCGGCATCCTGACCACGCCCGAAGGCCGCCTCGACCTTCCCCAGATCGACCAGCTGGTGGGCCAGATCGCCGCCCTGAAAAAGAAGCGGATCGAGGTCATCCTGGTCACCTCCGGCGCGGTCGGCGGGGGCATGGGCCTTTTGGGCCTTTCCAAGCGGCCCAAGGCCATCGAGGAACTCCAGGCCTGCGCCGCCATCGGCCAGCCGCAGATCATGCACATCTACGAGGAGTTCTTCGCCAAGCGGGACCTCCACGTCGCGCAGATCCTCCTGACCTACTTCGACCTGGACAGCCGCACCCTCTACGCCAACGCGCAGAAGACCATCTCCCACATCCTGGGCCTGGGCCGGTTCATCCCCGTCATCAATGAGAACGACGTCATTTCCTACCAGGAAATCAAGTTCGGCGACAACGACAAGCTCTCCGCCTACGTCGCCCTCATGATGGGGGCCGACCGGCTCATCATCCTTTCCAGCGTCGCGGGGCTGACCCGCAACCCGGAGGGAAAGGGGACTCCCATCGCCCACGTGAAGAAAATCGACGCCCGCGTCTCCGCCCTGGCCGGGCAGACCGCCAGCGAGCGCTCCGTGGGCGGCATGATCACGAAGCTGGAGGCGGCCCGCCTGGTCAACGCCGCGGAAATCCCCATGCACATCGCCCACGGGCGGGAGGAGGGCGTCCTCCTGAAGATCGCCCGCGGGGCGCGCATCGGCACCCGCTTCGGCCCCTGA
- a CDS encoding GNAT family N-acetyltransferase: protein MIRRAAVSDAAAIARLHVASWRTTYAGIVDAAYLDSLNETARVPGWEEQLKNPALDCLVAEDAGKLLGFSVGGPIREPLAGYGAELYAIYLLREAQGRGVGRALFGETVAALRARGFQGVAAWVMRRNPARVFYERMGGVPAGSTEMLLAGETFKLAAYGWA from the coding sequence ATGATCCGCCGCGCCGCCGTTTCCGACGCGGCGGCCATCGCGCGGCTTCACGTCGCCAGCTGGCGGACGACTTACGCGGGCATCGTCGATGCCGCTTATCTCGATTCCCTGAACGAAACCGCCCGCGTTCCCGGCTGGGAGGAGCAGCTGAAAAATCCAGCGCTGGACTGCCTCGTCGCGGAGGATGCGGGGAAATTGCTCGGCTTTTCCGTGGGCGGCCCCATTCGGGAACCGCTGGCCGGTTACGGCGCGGAGCTCTACGCGATCTATCTTTTGCGGGAAGCCCAGGGGCGGGGCGTCGGCCGGGCGCTTTTTGGGGAAACGGTGGCGGCGCTCCGCGCGCGGGGCTTTCAGGGCGTCGCGGCGTGGGTGATGCGCCGCAATCCCGCCCGCGTGTTCTATGAGCGGATGGGCGGCGTGCCGGCGGGCAGCACGGAGATGCTTCTGGCGGGCGAGACGTTTAAGCTGGCCGCCTACGGCTGGGCTTAA
- a CDS encoding DUF192 domain-containing protein: MQKRSLWYSLGATLGGGALLWAALCALFFLKDWSCAQETPAAAQPELAKIVLNVGKAHIDAEVAHTPQQLAAGLMYRPTLSDNAGMIFVLGKPKHAVFWMENTSIPLSIAFLDRGGRILEIYDMRPFDRKTVESQSDRVAYAIEVNQGWFQLNGVVPGTDVKPVGAYFGKPPLALTAP, from the coding sequence ATGCAAAAACGTTCCCTCTGGTATTCCCTGGGCGCCACGCTGGGCGGCGGAGCGCTCCTTTGGGCCGCCCTCTGCGCCCTCTTTTTCCTCAAGGACTGGAGCTGCGCCCAGGAAACCCCCGCCGCCGCGCAGCCGGAGCTGGCGAAGATCGTCCTCAACGTGGGCAAGGCCCACATCGACGCGGAGGTGGCCCACACCCCCCAGCAGCTGGCCGCCGGCCTCATGTACCGCCCCACCCTTTCCGACAACGCCGGGATGATCTTCGTCCTGGGGAAGCCGAAGCACGCCGTCTTCTGGATGGAGAACACGAGCATCCCTCTTTCCATCGCCTTCCTGGACCGGGGCGGCCGCATCCTGGAGATCTACGACATGCGCCCCTTCGACCGAAAGACGGTGGAAAGCCAGAGCGACCGGGTCGCCTACGCCATCGAGGTGAACCAGGGCTGGTTCCAGCTCAACGGCGTCGTCCCGGGGACCGACGTGAAGCCCGTCGGCGCCTACTTCGGCAAGCCTCCCTTGGCCCTGACCGCCCCATGA
- a CDS encoding glutamate-5-semialdehyde dehydrogenase translates to MSLETAIASLCQATRRAARKLARASLPQIDAALEEIASELDARREEIYTANRVDLEEGRKKGLSAAMLDRLAIKPETLDKIISGVRQVKGLSSPLGAVMREWTQRDGLRIRQLRVPIGVIGIIYESRPNVTIDAAVLCLKAGNGVVLRGGSEAFNSNRALAACLQAGLFRAGLPQEAIQILPTTDREAIGILCRQSDSIDLLIPRGGQGLIETVAAQARMPVIKHYNGICHVYVHAQADPDMAEKIVLNAKVQRPGVCNAVETLLVDRETAAEFVPRIVARLRAEGVEVRGDVETRAFGGEAVLPATEADWSTEYLDLILSVRVVGGIEEAVDHVERYGSHHSDTIVTRNETAARRFLAEVDSATVYWNASTRFTDGEQFGFGAEIGISTDKIHARGPMGLEELTSYKYVIEGTGQVRE, encoded by the coding sequence ATGAGCCTGGAAACCGCCATCGCCTCCCTCTGCCAGGCCACGCGCCGCGCCGCGCGGAAGCTGGCCCGCGCCTCCCTGCCGCAGATCGACGCGGCGCTGGAGGAAATCGCCTCGGAGCTGGACGCGCGCCGGGAGGAGATTTACACCGCCAACCGGGTCGACCTGGAGGAGGGGAGGAAAAAAGGCCTCTCCGCCGCCATGCTGGACCGGCTGGCCATCAAGCCGGAGACTTTGGACAAGATCATCTCCGGCGTGCGCCAGGTGAAGGGCCTTTCCAGCCCCCTGGGCGCCGTCATGCGGGAATGGACCCAGCGGGACGGGCTGCGCATCCGGCAGCTGCGCGTCCCCATCGGCGTCATCGGCATCATTTACGAGTCCCGGCCCAACGTGACCATCGACGCCGCCGTGCTTTGCCTGAAGGCGGGCAACGGCGTCGTCCTGCGCGGCGGCAGCGAGGCCTTCAACTCCAACCGTGCCCTGGCCGCCTGCCTCCAGGCCGGGCTCTTCCGCGCCGGGCTGCCCCAGGAGGCCATCCAGATCCTGCCCACCACCGACCGGGAGGCCATCGGCATCCTCTGCCGCCAGAGCGATTCCATCGACCTCCTCATTCCCCGGGGCGGGCAGGGTCTGATCGAAACGGTCGCCGCCCAGGCCCGCATGCCGGTCATCAAGCATTACAACGGCATCTGCCACGTCTACGTCCATGCCCAGGCTGACCCGGACATGGCGGAAAAGATCGTCCTCAACGCCAAGGTGCAGCGCCCCGGCGTGTGCAACGCCGTGGAGACCCTCCTGGTCGACCGGGAGACGGCGGCGGAATTCGTGCCCCGCATCGTCGCTCGGCTGCGGGCGGAGGGCGTGGAGGTGCGGGGGGACGTGGAGACCCGCGCCTTCGGCGGGGAGGCGGTCTTGCCCGCCACGGAGGCCGATTGGTCGACCGAATACCTCGACCTGATCCTTTCCGTCCGCGTCGTCGGGGGGATCGAGGAGGCGGTCGACCACGTGGAACGCTACGGCTCCCACCATTCCGACACCATCGTGACCCGGAACGAGACCGCGGCGCGGCGTTTCCTGGCGGAGGTCGACTCCGCCACCGTCTATTGGAACGCCTCCACCCGCTTCACGGATGGGGAGCAATTCGGCTTCGGCGCGGAGATCGGCATCAGCACGGACAAGATCCACGCCCGCGGCCCCATGGGGCTGGAAGAGCTGACCTCCTACAAATACGTGATCGAGGGGACCGGACAGGTCCGGGAATGA
- a CDS encoding PHP domain-containing protein, whose amino-acid sequence MKLFSDYHSHPQGHRIQPYTPELLQPWVDSAREKGLREIAFTDHDRYHEGIDLDVLDLVRQANPDVALRAGIELDNDPQTGAAGLAWVEKNWDRLDFVLGSAHYLAGKDRMLDSADQTPQFAERPLEEICRDYIAQVEGMIARGHIDCLAHLDLVKIHGFRPEAPLLEFFDPLLQRIKKAGLAMEVNTAGWRKPVGEQYPEIPLLRRAVELEIPITLSSDAHSHVQLAEDYHRLPAVLEAAGVREIALYEKHRRTIVPLA is encoded by the coding sequence ATGAAGCTTTTCTCCGACTATCACAGCCACCCCCAGGGGCACCGCATCCAGCCCTACACCCCGGAGCTGCTCCAGCCATGGGTCGATTCCGCCCGGGAGAAAGGCCTGCGGGAAATCGCCTTCACCGACCACGACCGCTACCATGAGGGGATCGACCTCGACGTCCTCGACCTAGTCCGCCAGGCCAATCCGGACGTGGCGCTGCGCGCGGGCATCGAGCTGGACAACGACCCGCAGACCGGCGCCGCCGGGCTGGCCTGGGTGGAAAAGAACTGGGACCGGCTCGACTTCGTCCTCGGCTCCGCCCACTACCTGGCGGGGAAAGACCGCATGCTCGACTCCGCCGACCAGACCCCCCAATTCGCCGAGCGGCCGCTGGAGGAAATCTGCCGGGACTACATCGCCCAGGTGGAAGGAATGATCGCCCGCGGCCATATCGACTGCCTGGCCCACCTGGACCTGGTGAAGATCCACGGCTTCCGCCCGGAAGCGCCGCTCCTGGAGTTCTTTGACCCCCTCCTGCAACGCATCAAAAAGGCCGGCCTGGCCATGGAAGTCAACACCGCCGGCTGGCGCAAGCCGGTCGGGGAACAGTATCCGGAGATTCCCCTCCTGCGCCGCGCCGTGGAACTGGAGATCCCCATCACCCTTTCCTCCGACGCCCATTCCCACGTCCAGCTGGCGGAAGACTACCACCGCCTGCCCGCCGTCCTGGAAGCGGCGGGAGTCAGGGAAATCGCCCTCTACGAAAAACACCGGCGCACGATCGTCCCCCTGGCATGA